Sequence from the Sphingosinicella ginsenosidimutans genome:
CGAGGTCGGCTGGGTGCTTGAGGATAACGGGCCGATGATCTCGATCGCAGAGGCCATCGATTCCAGGCGCAACCGCACCTATCGCATCTACGAAAAGGCGCTTTGAGCGGGCACAGGCGCGCTTCGCCGCACAGGGCACTTGGCGCGCCTCGCTTCTCGCCGCTATGATCGTCAGACCTGCGCCAGTTGGGGATGGCCGATGAAGTCTGGATCCGTGCTCCTGTTGCTCGCTCTGCTGCCCGCGCTCGGCGCCTGCGACAAAATCATGCCCGGCGCCTCGGGAAACAACAGCGCCGCCGCAAGCAACCAGAGCGGCGGGAACAAGCTGGGCATGGCTGGCGGCACCGCCGGCGGCGGCCCGGTCAGCGACGCGGGCATCACCGACAGCCGCGCGCTGGGCGGGCTCGGCGGCGCCAATGGCGATGCGATGGCCGACGGAGGGGGCAAGCCGACGGGCCCCGATGCGGCGATCGTCCCGACATCCTCGTCCGATCCCATCGACCCGCGGGCGCTGGTTGGGCGCTGGGGCGATTTCGGCAGCTGCGCCCAGCCGATCGACATGCGGGCCGACGGCAGTTTCACGACCGCCGATGGCGGACGAGGGAACTGGACCCTGAACGGCGACTCGCTGAGGTTGAACGGCCCGGGCGGCAATATCGACCTCAGGCTGCAATCGGTCACGCCGTCGCAGATCATCCTGGTCAATCCTGATGGTTCGGTTGGGAGGTCGCAGCGGTGCTGAACGCTTGGCCGATAAAGGCGCGCGGCCTGGTTGCCGCGCTCGTCCTGCTCTCCGCCTCGCCCGCCTTCGCGCAGGCGCAGGGCGGCAAGGTCGCGCCGTCGGCCAGCAGGCTCCTGCCCGACGGCACGCCGCCGCTGCTCGCCGGGCGCTGGGGCGACAATGGCGACTGCAAGCAGGACGTGCTGCTGCGCGAGGACGGAACCTTCCAATCCTATACCGGCGGCGAGGGTCGCTGGAGCGTCGAGTCCGACGTGCTGACGATGGCCGGGGCCGGCGGCGAGGTCCGCTTGCGCGTGGTGGAGCTGGAGCGCGACCGAATGACGGTCGAGAATGATGACGGCTCCATCGGCCATTCGCAGCGCTGCGACGGCGGCGTTCCGGCGACCGGCGAGGCGCAGGCCCAGAACTGAGTCGCCGCGCCGGACCGGGGCCTGCGGGCGTCCGGCCACCTTCGCGACTCGCCCGATCCATGCTAAGGATATGATCGGCACGCGCGACACGGTGAATCTTGCTGCCGGAGCACGGGTTCGGCCCCCAGGCCGACCGAACGCTTAAGTGGGGAATGCAAGTCCCACCGCGGGCCAGCGATCCGTTGGATCGTCGGCCGCGTTTCCTGCCCTCCGGGGCGGGAAACGCGGAAGCCGCCTCAATCCGTCAGATCGATCCATGTCGGCGCGTGATCGCTGGCCTTCTCCCGACCGCGATACTCCTTGTCGACGCCGGCATCGGCCAGCCGGTCCGCCGCCTGTGGCGACAGCAGGAAATGATCGATGCGGAACCCGGCGTCGCGCTGCCAGGCGCCGGCCGTATAATCCCAGAAGGTGTAGAGCGCGCCCTTGGGATAGCGGGCGCGAAGCGCATCGGTGAAGCCGAGATTGACGATCCGGCGCAGCGCCGCGCGGCTTTCGGGCTGGGCGAGCGCGTCCGTCGCCATCGCCCGCGCGGAATAGACATCATCCGGATCGTCGGTCGGGATCACGTTCCAGTCGCCGGCCAGGACGACCGGCTTTTCCTCGGCGAGCAACTCCAGCGCATGGGCGCGAAGCCGGTCCATCCAGGCGAGCTTGTAGGCGAATTTCTCGGTGCCCACCGGATTGCCGTTCGGCAGGTAGATGGACGCGATGACGAGATCGCCGACCTCGGCCTCGATATAGCGGCTGTGCGTGTCGTCGGGATCGCCGGGAAGGCCCATGCGCCGAAGCGTCGCCGGCGCCTTCGGAGTCAGGATCGCGACCCCGTTGAACCCCTTTTGCCCATGCCAGACCGCCTCATAGCCGGCGGCGCGGATGTCCTCGATCGGGAAGGCATCGTCCTGGCATTTGAGCTCCTGCAGGCAGACCGCCGCCGGCTTCTGCTCGTCCAGATATTCGATCAGCCGCGGCAGCCGCGCGCGGATTCCGTTGAGATTGTAGGAGACGATCTTCATGCTCAGCTGCCTAGCATTGCCCGGCGTTGCGCCAAAGGGCCGAAACATTGCCCAATGCAGCGGCAAGCGATAAGCTCCCCACGTTCACGCCGAGGGGGCCCGGGCCATGAACGATCATCCCGTATTGCACGCATTTCCCAGGCGGCCGATCGCGCTCGTCCGCGATCCGGCGAGAGCGCGACGGCGCCTCGTGCTGCTGATCGGCGCCCTCCTGCTCTTAGTGCCTCTGATCTGGTTCGCCGCCTCGACCCTCCATAGCCGCGCGCTGCGCGCCGACCTGAGGGCGCGCGGCGTCCCCGCAGAGGTGATCGATGCCCAGGGCAATTGCTATTCTCGCCGCAGCATCAGCGGCAACACCCCGCGCGGCTGCAATCTCGACATCCGCTACCGCACCCGGGAGGATGACACCGAACGCTCGGCCAAGGTCTACCTGCCCGGCGCGGCGCCGCTCGTCTTCGCGCCGCCGGTGCTCTACGATCCGCAGGATCCGGCGCGGGTGATGACCAAGGCCGACGTCGATCGCGGCGATCCCTTCATGAACCTCGCCGTTCCGCTCGTCCTCTTCACCGTCCTGCCGCTCGTCGCCTTGCTCGTCTGGTTCGCGACGGGGGACGGGAAGCTCAGGAAGGCCGCCGCGGCGCCGAGGCCCGGCATCGTCCCGATCCTGCGCGCGACCCGCGACCCGCGCACCAACCGGCTCCAGCTCTTCTTCCCGCGCCCGGGCGGCGGGCCCGACGGCGCCGCGACCTTCGCAAGCGGCGGGCCCCTGCTCGTCACGCCGCCGGCGGGGGACGCGGAGGGACGGCAATGGGCCCTTGCGCTGCTGGCGGAGAAGGACTGGCCGTTGCTGCTCGACGAAGGGCTGTCGCGGCTCGATCTCACGCCCGAAGAGCGCGAGTCGATCCTGCGCGCGGCGCGCGGCTAGACGGAGAAGCTCGTTCCGCAGCCGCAGCCCGACTGGGCGTTGGGATTGGCGACCTGGAAGGCCGCCCCGCCGAGGCTTTCGACGAAATCGACGGTCGAGCCGCGCACCAGATCGAGCGAGACCGGATCGACCGCCAGCACCACCCCGTCCCGTTCGGCGGTGACATCGTCCGCGTCGACCGCGTCGGCAAGGCCGAATCGATACTGGAAACCGGCGCAACCGCCGCCGTCGACCGAGAGGCGGAGAATCGCCGGCTTGCCCTGGCGCGCCGCGATCGCCGCGACCCGCGCCGCCGCATTGGGGGAAAGTGAGATATCGGCCGCTTCGCTCATCGAACGAAGATAGGATGGCCACCGCGCGCTGACCAGTGCTTGTGCGCCGCGCCCGCTCGCGTCATAGGACCGCCAACCGACGCCGCCGGAGCCAGCCCACATGAAAATCCAGGTCTTCGTCACGCTGAAGAACGGAGTGCTCGATCCCCAGGGCAAGGCGATTCACCATGCCCTCGAAGGGCTGGGCTTCGCCGGCGTCAATGATGTGCGCGCCGGCAAGCTGATCGAGCTCGACCTCGCCGACGACGTGGCCGACGAGACGGTCGAGGACATGTGCCGCAAGCTCCTCGCCAATACGGTGATCGAGAATTTCCGCATCGTGCGGCCGGAGACGGCGGCGTGAAAAGCGCGGTCGTCGTCTTTCCCGGCTCCAATTGCGACCGCGACATGGCCGAGGCGCTGCGGCTCGTGACCGGCGAGGCGCCGACGATGGTCTGGCACCGCGAGAGCGACCTCCCCGCCGGGCTCGATCTCATCGCGATCCCCGGCGGCTTTTCCTACGGCGATTATCTGCGCTCGGGCGCGATGGCCGCGCAATCGCCGGTGATGCGCGCGGTGAAGGAGGCGGCCGATCGCGGCGTCTTCGTGCTCGGCGTGTGCAACGGGTTTCAGGTGCTCACGGAAGCGCGCCTTCTTCCCGGCGCCCTGATGCGCAATGCCGGCATCGCCTTCGTCGGCCGCGATGTCGCGATCAGCGTCGAAAACAGCCAGTCCGCCTTCACGTCGCGCTACGCCGCCGGGGAGACGATCTCCGTCCCGGTCGCCCACCATGACGGCAATTTCCAGGCGGACACGGCGACGCTCGACCGGCTCGAAGGCGAGGGCCGCGTCGCCTTTCGCTATGCGGCCGACGTCAACGGATCGGCGCGCGGCATTGCCGGCATCCTCAACGAGGCGGGCAATGTCCTAGGCATGATGCCTCACCCCGAACGGGCGGTGGAACCGGCGCATGGCAGCGAGGCCGGCCGCCGTCTGTTCGAAGGCCTGCTCGAAGGGATCACCCACCCGGCCTGACCATCGCGCACGCAAAAATGCCGGGGCGGTGAAGTTTGCGCCCTTGCATATAATAAGCATGCTTACTATGTTGCAGCGCGGCATGGAAAACTTCGCGTTCGAAATCTCCGATACCGCGCGCCTGATCCGGCGCGAGGCCAACCGGCGCGTCGCCTTCCTCGGCGCGACGCGCGCGCAGTGGCGCGTGCTGAAATGGCTTGCCCATACGGGCGGGAATTTGCGCCAGATCGAGCTGGCCGACGCGCTCGACGTCGAGCCGATCTCCCTGTGCCGGATGATCGATCGCCTCGAGGAAGCGGGGCTGGTGGAGCGGCGGCGCGATGAAGCGGACCGACGGGCCTGGCGCATCCATCTGACCGACAAGGCGACGCCGATCGTTGCCGAGCTCGACGCCGTTAGCACTGCCTTCAATGCCGACATTCTGACCGGGATCCCGGCAGCGGACCGGGACGTCGCCAGGCGCGTTCTAGCCGCGATCCGCGAGAAGCTCGGCAGATTCGAACAGGGACTTGAGCAAGCATCATGAGTGAAGCCGATCCGAAACTGCCGACCGAGACCATCCTGACCGAGGAGGTCGCGGCGGAGCCCCGGCGCCGTCGCAGCCCCTGGCGGCTCGTCATCATGCTGTCTGTGCCGATCCTGCTGCTCGCGGTGGGCGGTTATTTCTGGCTGACCTCGGGGCGCTACGTTTCGACCGACAATGCCTATGTCCAGCAGGACATGGTCTCGGTCGCGCCGGAAGTGACCGGCATCGTCGCTGAGGTGTTCGTCCACGAAAACCAGCCGGTTCATCGCGGCGATCTCCTCTTCCGGCTCGACCAGCGCCCGTTCCGGATCGCGCTCGAGCAGGCGGAGGCGCAGATGGCGAGCGCGCAGGTCCAGGTGGCCCAGCTGCGTACCCAGACCGCCGGCACCGTCGCCGACATTGCGGGCGCCGAGAACAATCTCGCTTATGCCCAGCGCGAGTTCGAGCGTTATGCGGAGCTGCTGCGCCGCGGCTTCACGACGCGCGCCGCCTATAGCGACAAGCTCCATGACGTCGAGGAAGCGCGCGAGCGCCTGGCCAATGCGCGCGCCGCGCAGGCGAACGCCCAGTCGGCCCTCGCCAATGGCGGCACCGACAAGCAGCCGGCGGTCCTGCAGGCGCGCGCGGCGCGCGATCAGGCGCTGCTCAACCTCGCACGCACCGAAGTCCGCGCGCCGTCCGATGGCGTCGCGACCCAGGTCGATCGGCTCCAGGTCGGCGCGACCGCCGTTTCCGGCGTGCCGATGGTCACGATCGTCCGCGGCGGCACGACCTATGTCGAGGCCAATTTCAAGGAAACCGATCTCACCAACATGTATGTCGGCCAGCCCGCCGAGGTGACGCTGGACGCCTATCCGGGCGAGCGGTTCCGCGGCCATGTCTGGAGCATCGGCGCCGGCACCGGATCGCAATTCTCGATCCTTCCGCCGCAGAACGCGACCGGCAACTGGGTGAAAGTCACGCAGCGCGTGCCGGTCCGCATCTATATCGACGGCAATCCCCAGCGGCCGCTGATCGCTGGCCTCTCCGCCGATGTTTCCGTCGACACCAGGGAGCGGCCGCCCGCGCACCCGATCATGCCGGTGCAGCAGCAGCAGATCGGCCAGCCCTATCGCGGCGGTCCGCAGCCCGCGGCGCCGCCGCCGGGGACGGTCGTCGGCCAGGCCCCGCCACCGCCCACGCCGAGATCCCAGCCGCAGCCGGCCGGCCGCTGACCCATGGCGGGGCCCGCCCACCACAGTTACGATCTGGATCCGACCCAGAAGCTGCTCGTCACGGTCGGCGTGATCGCGGGCATGCTGATGCAGGTCCTCGACACGACGATCGCCAATGTCGCCCTGCCCCACATGCAGGCGAGCCTGGGGGCTACCCGCGACACGATCAGCTGGGTGCTGACCTCCTATATCGTCGCCTCCGCGATCGCGATCCCGATCACCGGCTGGCTGTCGGACCGGGTCGGGCGCAAGCCGCTCTTCATCTGGTCGGTCCTCGCCTTCACCGTGGCGTCGCTGCTGTGCGCGATCGCCACCTCGCTCACTGAAATCGTCGTCTTCCGCGCCTTCCAGGGGGTCGCCGGCGCCTTCCTGGTGCCGCTCGCCCAATCCACGATGTTCGACATCAACCCGCCCGAAAAGCATGGCCGCGCGATGGCGATCTTCGGCATGGGGGTGATGATCGGCCCGATCCTCGGCCCGGTGATCGGCGGCTGGCTGACCGACAGCTACAACTGGCGCTGGGTGTTCCTCATCAACCTGCCGGTCGGCATCGTCGCGGCGCTGCTGATGCTCCGCGGCCTGCCCGATACGCAGCGGGTGAAGCGGCCGTTCGACATTTTCGGATTCCTCCTCATCGCCTTCGCGCTCGCCGGCCTCCAGCTCATGCTCGACCGCGGCGAGCAGAATGACTGGTTCGCGAGCTGGGAGACGATGATCGAGCTCGGAGTCGCGATCGGCTGCACCTGGATGTTCATCGTCCACATGGCGACGAGCCGAACCCCGATCTTCGATCCGATCATGTTCAAGGATCGCAATTTCGCGGCCAGCCTGGTCTTCATGGGCGTGACGGGCGTGATGCTGCTCGCCGGCCTCGCGCTGCTGCCGCCCCTGCTGCAGAGCCTGTTCGGCTATTCGGTGCTGCAATCGGGGTTCCTCACCGCGCCCCGCGGCGTCGGCACCTTGGTGTCCATGATGATCGTCGGCCGTGTCGTGGGTAAGATCGATCCGCGGCTCATCATTCTCGGCGGCATCGGCCTGATGGCGCTTTCGCTTTGGCAGATGTCGGGCTTCAGCCTGGAGATGGATTCACGGCCGATCATCGTCAGCGGTGTCATCCAGGGCTTCGCGCTCGGCTTCATCTTCGTGCCCCTGAACACGATCGCGTTCGGCACGCTCGATCCGCGTTACCGCACGACCGGGTCGGCGCTGCTCAATCTTTCGCGCAATGTCGGCGGCTCGATCGGGATTTCGGTGGTGACGGTGCTGCTCGCGCAGAATGTCCAGATCAGCCATTCGGACCTCGCGGCCCACATCACGCCTTATTCGATCCCGCAATTCCTGCAGAATGTCGTCAACGCCGCGCCCGGCGTCACGGACACGGCGGTCGCGATGGTCGATGCCGAAGTCAACAGGCAGGCGCTGATGATCGCCTATATCGACGATTTCAAGCTGATGATGATCATCAGCCTGTTCGCGATGCCGCTGCTGCTGCTGCTCCGCAAGGGCCGCCAGGGCGGCGGCGGACATGCGGTGATGGACTGAGCAGGGTCAGTCGAATCTTGCGATCCACTGCTCGACCACGGGCGCGATCGCGGTGCGCCAGCGGCCGCCGTTGAAGATGCCGTAATGGCCCACCCGCTCGGCGAGGTGATATTGCTTCATCCCCGCCGGCAACGACCGTGCGAGCGTGAGCGCGGCCTTCGTCTGGCCGATGCCGGAAATGTCGTCGCGCTCGCCCTCGATCGCGAGGAGCGCCGTGTCCTTGAGCGCGGCGGGATCCACCCGGCGACCGCGATGGGTCATCTTGCCCCTGGGCAGCAGGTGGCGCTGGAACACGACATCGATCGTCTGGAGATAGAATTCGGCCGTCATGTCGCAGACCGATCGATATTCGTCGTAGAAATCCTTGGTCGCATCGGCGCTCTCCTCGTCACCATCGACGAGGTGGCGGAACATCTCCCAGTGGCTGACCAGGTGATTGCCGAAATTCATCGCCATGAAGCCGGTGAGCTGCAGGAAGCCCGGATAGACCTTCCGCCCGGCGCCCGGATAGAAATAGGGCACGCGCATGATCACGTTGCGCTCGAACCAGGCGAAGGGGCGCTGGGTCGCGACGGTGTTGACCTCGGTCGGCGCCTTGCGGGTGTCGATCGGCCCGCCCATCATGGTCAGCGTCTTCGGCCGGCACGGATGGGCGTCCGCGTTCATCAGGCAGGCCGCGGCAAAGGCCGGCACCGCCGGCTGGCAGACCGCGAGCACATGCGCGCCCGGCCCGATATGCTCAAGGAAGGCGACCAGATAATCGACATAATCGTCGAGATCGAAGCTGCCTTCGTCGATCGGCACCAGCTTCGCGTCGCGCCAGTCGGTGATGTAGACGTCGTGGCGCGGCAGCATCCGCTCGACCGTGCCGCGAAGCAAGGTCGCATAATGGCCCGACATCGGCGCGACGATCAGCAGCTTCGGCCCGCCGTCCACGCCCTCGCGGCGGAAATGCTTGAGCTGGCCGAATGGCTTGCGCAGCGCGATCTCCTCGCGGACCGCGACCTCGCGGCCCTCGACGATCGTGGTCGCGATCCCGAAATCGGGCTTGCCGCGCGGTGCCGCCGCATGGGCGAAGACGTCGAGCGCGGAGGCTGCGATCGGCCCCATCGGCGAATAAGCGAACGGATTGACCGGGTTCTGCATCCAGCCGGCGCCGATATTGGCGAGCGTGCTCGCGCTGGCGAGCAGCGAGCGCTGGACCTCATAGGCGTCGTAAAGCATGCACATTCTCTCCCCGGTGAACGTTCTATGGGCGTCGATCCCCTGCAGGTCCATTAAAAATGCTGCATGCGCACAATCGGCTCCGTGCCGCCATTGAGGGCAAGGGGCCGCGCTGCTAGGCGATTTCGATGGCTGCACCGCGTCCCGAACCCGCGCCGCTCCGCAAGATCGGCAACCTCCGCATGGTCTGGCGCAGGATGCTCGATTATCCGGGCATCCTGGTTGCCGCCGGGCTGTCGCTGCTGGTCGCCGCGCTCGCGACCCTCGCCATACCGGACGGCCTGCGGCGCGTGATCGATCGCGGCTTCGGCGCCCAGGGCGGCGGGCTCGATCTCGCCCACACTTTCAACTATCTCTTCATGATCGTCGCGGTGCTCGCGGTCGCGACCGCGTGCCGTTTCTATTTCGTCTCCATCCTGGGCCAGCGCGTCGTCTCCGACGTGCGCAGCGACGTGCAGGACAATATGCTCCGGCTGGAGCCGCGCTTCTTCGAGGAAAACCGGCCATCGGAAATCGCCTCGCGCATCACCGCCGATACGTCGGTGATCGAGACCGTGGTCGGATCGACGGTCTCGATCGCGCTTCGCAACATCGTGGTCGGCGTCGGCGGCACGATCTACCTGCTGACTCTCGCTCCGGAGATGACGCTCGCCTTGCTCGTCGGCCTGCCGGTTGTCGTCGTCCCGATCGTCCTTCTCGGGCGCCGGGTGCGCAACCTGTCTCGGGCGAGCCAGGATCGGATCGCCGATCTCGGCTCGATCGTCGCCGAGACGCTGGGCGCAATGAAGATCGTCCAGGCGTTCGGCCAGGAATCGCGCGAGAGCCGGCGATTCCGCGACGCCGTCGAGACGGCTTATGAGACCGCGCGGCGCCGCATCCTCGTTCGCGCCCTGCTCACCTGCATCGTGATCGCGATGCTGTTCGGCGGCATCACCCTGCTGATGCGCCAGGCCGCCTTCGGCGTGTCGGACGGGACGATCAGCGGCGGCACGGTCGCCGCCTTCATCACCACGGGCGCGCTCGTCGCCGGCGCCCTCGGCGCCTTGACCGAAGTCTATGGCGATCTGCTGCGTGCCGCCGGCGCCGCCGGCCGGCTCGGCGAGCTGCTCGCCGAAGAGCCGCAGATCCGCGCTCCCGCGGCGCCGGTCGCGCTGCCGGAGCCGGCGCATGGCGCGCTTGCGTTCGAGTCGGTCACCTTCCGCTACCCGACCCGGCCCGAGGTCAGCGCGCTCGACGATTTCAGCCTCGCGGTGAAGCCGGGCGAGCTGCTCGCCGTGGTCGGGCCGTCGGGGGCGGGCAAGTCCACCCTCTTCAACCTCGCCCAGCGCTTCTACGATCCGAGCGGCGGCGCGGTCCGCATGGACGGCGTCGATCTTCGCGAGGCCGATCCGGCGGTGGTGCGCGCGCGCATCGCCTATGTGCCGCAGGAGACGGTGATCTTCGCCGCCTCTGCGCGCGACAATCTGCGCTACGGCCGCTGGGACGCGAGCGACGAGGCGCTGTGGGCCGCCGCCGAGGCCGCCAACGCCGCCGAGTTCCTGCACAAGCTGCCGCAGGGGCTCGACACCTATCTGGGAGAGGGCGGCGCCCGCCTGTCCGGTGGCCAGCGCCAGCGCATCGCCATCGCCCGCGCGCTGCTCCGCGATGCGCCTTTACTGCTGCTCGACGAGGCGACCTCGGCGCTCGATACCGAGAGCGAGCGGCTGATCCAGGCCTCGCTTGAGCGCCTGTTCGAAAGCCGCACGACGATGGTCATCGCCCACCGCCTCGCCACCGTCCGCGCCGCCGACCGGATCGTCGTCATGGATCACGGCCGGATCGTCGAGGAAGGCACGCACGACCAGCTCAACGCGAAGAAGGGGGGGCTCTATGCGAGATTGGCGCGGCTCCAGTTCGAGGGGCTGGCGGCTTGAGCCTCCTGCGATCACCCGGGAAGCGCCACGCTCTAGGGCACTAAAGGAGCTTGTGGGACGACCGGCGGTGTGACCCCGATCGCTCGCCAACCGGCTTCCATAAGTGCGTCGATATTCCCTAGAGCGCGCCTGGCACAATCTAACCGCAGCGCGTCGCTCTGCTGCACCCGCATTATGTTCCACAATCGAAGGCCGGCGTCGGTCCGGAGGAAATCGCGAATCCGCGTCAACTGCTCCATGCTCAAATAGGCATAGGGCATTGCCACGCATTCGATGAATCGCCGCTGGTTCGTAACGCTGCGCTGCATCAGGTCGGCGCGCAAATATCCTTGCAGAATATCGTGATGCCTGGACCACCGGCGGCTGCCGGGCCGGATTCCTACGTTGTGCAGCATGTTGTTGGTTAGCTCCCGCGCATGCCAGTCTGCATAGGTTGCAAGCTCGAGATTCACGAACGGATGCTCCTCCAGCATCGCGACCGCGAAGGCTAGATTCTCCGGCTGCGGAGGAATTGGCGGCGGAGGCGTAGCCGACGACGCCGTTTCGGCCAGAGCCGCCGCAAGAAGAAGGGCGATCCACCGCATGCCTTCTTCTCTCATGAAAATCGTTTCGAAAACCTGAGTGAGACGGCGATGGTGGATCGAAACGCCTCCTTCAAGGAAATCTCCAAAGAAAAAGGGCGGCGCCGAGGCACCGCCCTTTTGTTTGCATGATAAAACGGCGCCTCAGAATTCGTGGGCGTAGGCCTCGTTGCCGACGAAGCCCATCGCCGTCACGTTGGCGCGCTTGGCGACGGCGAGCACCTCGTCCACCGTCTCGTAGCGGGCCTGCGGATCGGGCTGGAGGTGAAGCTCCGGCACCGGGGTCATCGTCGTCGTGATGTCGAGATACTGGCGCAGCTGCACCAGGTTCACCGGGTTGCCGTTCCACAGGACGGCGTCGTTCGGCATGATCACGATCTTGTTGCGGACCGGCTCGATCGGCGGCGGATTGCTCGGCGTGTTCTGCGGCAGATCGAGCTTCACCGCGTGCGTCTGCACCGGGATGGTGATGATGAACATGATGAGGAGCACCAGCATGACGTCGATGAGCGGCGTCGTGTTGATGTCCATCATCGGATCGGCCGATTCAGGATTGAGGGTAGCTGCACTCATTCTGATTGCTCCTGATTCGGACCGTTACAGCGAGCCGTGCGGCGGCGGCTCGGAGATGAACCCGATCCGCGGATAGCCCGCGCGCTGCATGACGGAGATCGCGCCGCCGACGCAGCGGTACGGCGTATTGATGTCGCCGCGAATATGGACCTCGGGGATATTTTCCTCGTTGATGTTCCCTGCCCCGCCGACCGAGCGGACATAGGCCGCCAGCGTGTCGGTCGCGCGCTGGAGGAGGCTGTCAGCGGTCTCCGGGTGGAGGCCCCAATAAACTTCGCATCGCCCGTCCACCGCGCGCACCGAGAGGTTCACGTCCTCGGGCTTGTTCTGGTTCGCCACGAACTCGACCTTGGGCAGCGTCAAGGGAACCGTCTGCAGCACCACGGGAACGGTGATGAGGAAGATGATCAGCAGCACCAGCATGACGTCCACGAGCGGCGTCGTGTTGATGTCGGACATCGGTGTTTCTTCACCGTCCCCGGATTCGCCGACCTGCATTGCCATGATTCGCGTTCCTATCCTGAACTTTCCGCCGTCTTGAGCGGCGGCAACGGACGGCGGGACCTGCGGTGAGGCCCCGCCGCCGGATTGGCCTTAGGCCTTCTTCGGTGCGGTGGTCGCGCCGGCGGCCGTGCCGGCAGCGGCCGGGCGGGACGCCGGGGCGGCCGCGGTACGGGCCGCGGGAACTGCCGGACGAACCGCGCCACCCGACATCATGTAGCCGTGGAGATCGTTGGAGAAGCGGCCGAGCTCCTCGACGATCGCCTTGTTGCGGCGCATCAGCCAGTTG
This genomic interval carries:
- a CDS encoding ABC transporter transmembrane domain-containing protein, whose protein sequence is MAAPRPEPAPLRKIGNLRMVWRRMLDYPGILVAAGLSLLVAALATLAIPDGLRRVIDRGFGAQGGGLDLAHTFNYLFMIVAVLAVATACRFYFVSILGQRVVSDVRSDVQDNMLRLEPRFFEENRPSEIASRITADTSVIETVVGSTVSIALRNIVVGVGGTIYLLTLAPEMTLALLVGLPVVVVPIVLLGRRVRNLSRASQDRIADLGSIVAETLGAMKIVQAFGQESRESRRFRDAVETAYETARRRILVRALLTCIVIAMLFGGITLLMRQAAFGVSDGTISGGTVAAFITTGALVAGALGALTEVYGDLLRAAGAAGRLGELLAEEPQIRAPAAPVALPEPAHGALAFESVTFRYPTRPEVSALDDFSLAVKPGELLAVVGPSGAGKSTLFNLAQRFYDPSGGAVRMDGVDLREADPAVVRARIAYVPQETVIFAASARDNLRYGRWDASDEALWAAAEAANAAEFLHKLPQGLDTYLGEGGARLSGGQRQRIAIARALLRDAPLLLLDEATSALDTESERLIQASLERLFESRTTMVIAHRLATVRAADRIVVMDHGRIVEEGTHDQLNAKKGGLYARLARLQFEGLAA
- a CDS encoding ExbD/TolR family protein: MSAATLNPESADPMMDINTTPLIDVMLVLLIMFIITIPVQTHAVKLDLPQNTPSNPPPIEPVRNKIVIMPNDAVLWNGNPVNLVQLRQYLDITTTMTPVPELHLQPDPQARYETVDEVLAVAKRANVTAMGFVGNEAYAHEF
- a CDS encoding ExbD/TolR family protein, with protein sequence MAMQVGESGDGEETPMSDINTTPLVDVMLVLLIIFLITVPVVLQTVPLTLPKVEFVANQNKPEDVNLSVRAVDGRCEVYWGLHPETADSLLQRATDTLAAYVRSVGGAGNINEENIPEVHIRGDINTPYRCVGGAISVMQRAGYPRIGFISEPPPHGSL